DNA from Methanomassiliicoccus luminyensis B10:
GCGAGGTCCGCGGAACCGGTGGCGATGGCCTCGGCGGACTGCACCCCTCCGCTGACTATCAGCGGAGTGACGTTCAATCCCTCGTCCTCGAAACAGCCCAGAGCGCTCGCGATGATGAACGGTTCGTAGTCCACCTTGTTGGAGTAGGTGATCCTTATGTCCATGCCATCGTCCTCCGAAGGCGCCAGCACGAACGCCGCGGCGAACAGCGAAGCCACTATCACCACCACGGCCAATGCCGCGACGGCCAATTTCCTCTTCATTCCTGGATCTTCCATCTTTCTTCACCTGGTATCGTTCTTTCAAGCCCCGGCACGATGGGCGCGTAGGTCTCCGACCGCTTGCACCCGCACTCCTCCAGGACGGCCTGGAGGGCCCGGGACAGTTCCATCTTCAGATCGGTCACTTCTTTCTGGAAGGGGTCACGGGGGCGGGGGATGCCTACCTTCCACTCCCGGACGATCCGGCCGGGGTGGGCGTCCATCAGGACTATCCGGGTGCTCAACATGACCGCCTCCTCGATGTTGTGGGTGACGAACAGCACCGTCCGGCGTTCCTTCTCCCAGATCTTCAGCAGTTCCAGGTCCATATGCTTCCTGGCCTGCTCGTCGAGGGCCCCGAAGGGCTCATCCATGAGGATGATCTCCGGCTCCAGCACCAGGGCGCGCGCCAGCGCCGCCTTCTGGCGCATCCCTCCCGAGAGATCGGTGGGGCGGGCGTCCCTGAAGTCCGCCAGGCCGACCATCTCCAGCATCCCCAGGGCCTTCTCCCTCCGCTGTCCCTTCGGCAGCCCCTTCCCCTTCAGCCCGAACTCGACGTTGCCGAGCACCGACAGCCACGGGAACAGGCCGGGCTCCTGGAACACCATCCCCACCCGGGGGTCCGGCCCGGTTATGTCGGTCCCGTCGATGCTGGCCTGCCCCCTGGAGGGACGGACCAGGCCCGCGGCGATGTTCAGCAGGGTGGACTTGCCGCACCCGCTGGGCCCGATGAGGCACACGAACTCGTTCTCCCCTACCTCCAGGTCCACATCCCGGACCGCCAGGACCCCCGCGCCCCTTCCCCGGTCGATGAACGCTTTCGTCACATCGGTGAAGCGGAGCATTCAATCACCTTTCTCCAGGCCGAGCCTTTCCCGGACCCGCCGCTCGATGGCGCTGAACAGGCATTTCTCGATGAACAGGCCCATGATGCAAATCACCATGATGGAGACGAAGGCCGCCTCGAAGTCCAGGGACCACCGGGCCTGGATCAGCACGTAGCCGAGCCCCAGGGCCGCCCCCACCACCATCTCCGCGGCGATGAGCACCTTCCAGCCGCTGGCCATCCCCACGCGCAGGCCGTCGATCACCTGCAGGGACGCCGCGGGGACCAGGACGCGGAAGAAGGTGGCGGCCCTTCCCACGTTCATCATCCTCGCCGACCTCAGGTAGATCTCCGGCACCGACCTGATGGCGCCCGCGGTGCAGATGATGATGGTGGGCAGGACGGTCATGAAGATCATGAACACGGTGGCTGACTCCCCTAGCCCGAAGATCAACAGGGCCACGGGTATCCAGGCCAGGCCCGGGATGAGCTGGAGTATCGATGCGGGGACCATCATGATGTCGTGCACCGTGGCGTTCGTCCCCATGGCCGCCCCTATGAGGATGCCCAGGACCACCGCGAGGGAATAGCCGGAGATCCACCTGACCAGGCTGTTGTAGAGGTGGTCGAATATGGTGTACCTGTACAGCTTGTCCCCTGACAGGAGGTCCGCCAGCCGGGAGACCGTGTCGAGCGGCGTCGGGAAGGTGACCCCTTTTATCGCGAACACCAGCATTGACACCGCCTGCCATACCAACAAGAGCAGCAGCAAGCCGGCCGCCCCCACCAGCACCCTGCGCAGGAGCGAGGATTTGGCATCCCCCTCGAACGTGAAATGGACCGCATCATCGGCGATAGCCCGGTCCAGGACGGCGGATTCCTTGGCAAGGGAGCCAGTCGGCATCATTGTCGCACCATCGGCGTGAGAATACGGTGCGAAAGAGGGGCGATCTCGGCGCGCGGCGTCCCGCCGTCGCAGGGTCTTTCTGTGCTCATCCGCAACCCCACTTTGATTCGAGAGTATAATAATTGCGTACGAATTCAAGACCTTTCTGGCTATTTAACGATGGTGAATCGTAACAATAGTGAAAAAAATGTCCCGCGGCGGCCGAGCAACCTCTAGGCATGCCCGGCAAGGGGCACCGGCGCCGCTGGGCGCCGGCGGCCTCGCCGCCTGAAGGGTAGCTTTACTTCTCCTTCCAATTGGTGAGGTACACCGCCGCGGCCATGAACACGACCATCAGGACCGTCAGTATCAGCAGGTTGTCGATGGCGCCGGCGCTGTTGCCGAATATCATGGCGTCGCGGAGCCCCTCGTTGACATAGGTCAGGGGCAGTACCGTCGCCAGGGACTGCAGGAAGCTCGGCATCTGCTCCAGGGGGAAGAAGCTTCCCGACAGGAACATCATGGGGAAGGTGATGGCCCCCGCGGCCGCCCCGGCCGCCTCTTCGTCCTTGATGAAGCGGGCGATTATCAGCCCTATGGCCGAGAACAGCATCGTGGCGACCACCATGATGGCCACCGAGATGATGTCGAGGTTCACGTGAATGCCGAACGCCAGCACGCCCACGATCAGACAGGTCGCCACCGAGATGGCCACCACGACCAGCTGGAACACCGCCTGGGATATCAGCCACTCGAACTGGGTGAGGGGGGTGGTGGCAAGCTTGTGGAATATACCGTTGGTGCGGTACCGGGTCTGGGTGCCTATCACGAAATTGACGGCGTCCTGCATGACCATGATGGCGATGACCCCGGGCAGGAAGAAGTCGATGTAGTTAAGCTGGCTGGACACGATGTTCTCGGTATCCACGGTGAGCAGCGGCGAGCCGCCCGCCATCTCCAAGTTCACGCCGTCGGCCACCGCGCTGACGATGGAGAAGATAACGTTCGCCGAGCTGCTGGACTGATCCATCCGGAGCTCCAGTGCGGCGGGGTCATGATTGATCAGCTTGTCAATGGAGCCTTGAGGGATGATGAGGAGCGCGGACACCGAATTGTCCTTGATGTACTGCTCCACGTCCGTGGAGGTGTCGACCTCCACTATCTTCAGCGCCCCGGTCTGTTCCAGGGCGTCTATGAATTGCTGGGACCCAACGGCCTCCTCGTCGAGGTTCTGCACGTACAGCGTATAGGTGGACCCGCCGCTGTCCGAAAAGATGGCCCCGAACAGCAGTATGAGCACCACGGGGAAGAACACGGTCCAGAACACCGAGCTCTTGGAACGGAAGAACATCTTCGCCTGGCTTTTTATGTTGACAATGATGCGGTTGGCCATGCTCACTCCTCCAGGATGCGCTTGCCGGTGAGCCCCAGGAACACGTCCTCGAGGGTGGACTTCTTGAGCTGGATCTCGTCATAGTACGCCCTGCTCGCCTCCAGCCTCTTGATGATCTCGGGAAGGACGTCCCTTCCGCTCACGTGGATGAAGACGTCGTTCTCCCGCAGCTCGGCGCCGGAGTTGATGTCCTTGAGCGCGGCGTGCGCCGGCGCCCCTCCTCCCCTGACGACGCACACCGTCCCGGTGCCATACTCATCTATCAGCTGCCTGGGCGTTCCCAAAGCGATGAACTTGCCGGAGTCCATGATGGCGACGCGGTCCGAGAGCACTTCGGCCTCCTCCATGTAATGGGTGGTCAGGATGACCGTCTTCCCTTTGTTCCGGAGGCCCTTTACGACGTCCCAAACTTCCCTCCGGGCCTTGGGGTCCAGCCCCGTGGTCGGCTCGTCCAGGAATACGATGTCAGGGTCGTTGACCATGGAGATGGCCACGCCGACCCTCTGCTTCAGCCCCCCGGACAGGTTCTTGAAGTACTCGTCCTTCTTCTTCCCGAGCTCGACGAGATCTATCAGCTCGTCCACGTCCAGGCGGCGATCGTACATGTCGCCGAAGAACTGCAGGTTCTCCTTGACCGTGAGGAGATCGAAGGAGTTGAAGGCCTGGGGGAGCACCCCGATCCTCTTCTTGATCTCCCTGACCTGGGTGTCGATGCTCATCCCCAGTATCTCCACGGTGCCGGACGTCTTGGTCTTCAGGCACTCCAGTATCTCCACGGTGGTGGTCTTCCCCGCGCCGTTGGGGCCGAGTATGGAGAACACCTCTCCCCTCTGGACGCTGAAATCGATGCTGTTGACGGCGGCGAGATCATCGTACCTTTTGACGAGATCATGAACAACGATTACCTGCTCGGACAATCCTGGTACCCTGGCCCCAATCTCGGGATTGCTATATATAGAATTCCGACATAGAAACCCGGTTGGTTCGCCCCCTCCCACTGGACGGGGCCTCGGCCCACCGGCCTCCGGACGCCGAGAGGGCGCCGGCAAGAGCGTACGGTAAATGTCAGCGGCCCTTTTTGCCGTCGGCGTCCTCATACTTGTAGCTCAGTATGTTCTGGATGTTCTGCAGGCCCGCCTGAACCTGCTGGATCGCCTGCATCAGCATGTCATTTCCCAGGGGAGTAATATGGTAGACCCGCTGCCTCCCGTCGACGCTGAGATGGATAAGACCGTTGTCCTGGAGGCTCTGCAGCGCCGGGTACACCGACCCGGGGCTGGGCTTCCAGCCGCTCCCGGTGATCCGCTCTATCTCCCTGATGAGCGCATAGCCGTGCAGCGGCCTCTCGGACAGTATCCGGAGGATGGAAAGCTTCAGGAACCCCGCCCTGAACGTCTGGGTCCCGAAAGCTTTTCTTAGATCGTCTTGGGCATCGTCCCAGCTGATCAACCGGAACCCTCAGATGAAGTAGAAGCGCGCGCCGTGCTTTGCACAGAGGTCTGCCAGGACTTCCAGTCTGTCGACGACCCCGCCATACCGGTGCGCGGGCCCCTTTCCCTCCTCGGGAAGCTTCGCCTTGAGGACCTTGCACTCCTCGGCCAGCTTCTTGGCGTCCTCAACGCCC
Protein-coding regions in this window:
- a CDS encoding ABC transporter permease, which codes for MANRIIVNIKSQAKMFFRSKSSVFWTVFFPVVLILLFGAIFSDSGGSTYTLYVQNLDEEAVGSQQFIDALEQTGALKIVEVDTSTDVEQYIKDNSVSALLIIPQGSIDKLINHDPAALELRMDQSSSSANVIFSIVSAVADGVNLEMAGGSPLLTVDTENIVSSQLNYIDFFLPGVIAIMVMQDAVNFVIGTQTRYRTNGIFHKLATTPLTQFEWLISQAVFQLVVVAISVATCLIVGVLAFGIHVNLDIISVAIMVVATMLFSAIGLIIARFIKDEEAAGAAAGAITFPMMFLSGSFFPLEQMPSFLQSLATVLPLTYVNEGLRDAMIFGNSAGAIDNLLILTVLMVVFMAAAVYLTNWKEK
- a CDS encoding ABC transporter ATP-binding protein; the protein is MSEQVIVVHDLVKRYDDLAAVNSIDFSVQRGEVFSILGPNGAGKTTTVEILECLKTKTSGTVEILGMSIDTQVREIKKRIGVLPQAFNSFDLLTVKENLQFFGDMYDRRLDVDELIDLVELGKKKDEYFKNLSGGLKQRVGVAISMVNDPDIVFLDEPTTGLDPKARREVWDVVKGLRNKGKTVILTTHYMEEAEVLSDRVAIMDSGKFIALGTPRQLIDEYGTGTVCVVRGGGAPAHAALKDINSGAELRENDVFIHVSGRDVLPEIIKRLEASRAYYDEIQLKKSTLEDVFLGLTGKRILEE
- a CDS encoding ABC transporter permease — its product is MMPTGSLAKESAVLDRAIADDAVHFTFEGDAKSSLLRRVLVGAAGLLLLLLVWQAVSMLVFAIKGVTFPTPLDTVSRLADLLSGDKLYRYTIFDHLYNSLVRWISGYSLAVVLGILIGAAMGTNATVHDIMMVPASILQLIPGLAWIPVALLIFGLGESATVFMIFMTVLPTIIICTAGAIRSVPEIYLRSARMMNVGRAATFFRVLVPAASLQVIDGLRVGMASGWKVLIAAEMVVGAALGLGYVLIQARWSLDFEAAFVSIMVICIMGLFIEKCLFSAIERRVRERLGLEKGD
- a CDS encoding PadR family transcriptional regulator; amino-acid sequence: MISWDDAQDDLRKAFGTQTFRAGFLKLSILRILSERPLHGYALIREIERITGSGWKPSPGSVYPALQSLQDNGLIHLSVDGRQRVYHITPLGNDMLMQAIQQVQAGLQNIQNILSYKYEDADGKKGR
- a CDS encoding ABC transporter ATP-binding protein, whose translation is MLRFTDVTKAFIDRGRGAGVLAVRDVDLEVGENEFVCLIGPSGCGKSTLLNIAAGLVRPSRGQASIDGTDITGPDPRVGMVFQEPGLFPWLSVLGNVEFGLKGKGLPKGQRREKALGMLEMVGLADFRDARPTDLSGGMRQKAALARALVLEPEIILMDEPFGALDEQARKHMDLELLKIWEKERRTVLFVTHNIEEAVMLSTRIVLMDAHPGRIVREWKVGIPRPRDPFQKEVTDLKMELSRALQAVLEECGCKRSETYAPIVPGLERTIPGEERWKIQE